From a region of the Danaus plexippus chromosome 8, MEX_DaPlex, whole genome shotgun sequence genome:
- the LOC116773084 gene encoding uncharacterized protein LOC116773084 — protein sequence MKFVVCVFVLAVVAVALGDKPHYDLNDAPALFDKFVKDFNRSYKDAADREVHYQAFVKSLQSINEANARPSPTVYDINNFADYTDEEQNNMRGLLLPENE from the exons atGAAGTTCGTAGTTTGCGTATTTGTGCTTGCCGTAGTAGCAGTGGCACTAGGTGACAAGCCTCACTACGATTTAAACGACGCTCCCGCACTTTTCGACAAATTTGTTAAGGATTTCAATAGAAGTTACAAGGATGCAGCTGACAGAGAAGTACACTATCAGGCTTTTGTTAAAAGCTTGCAATCAATAAACGAAGCTAATGCCAGACCTTCCCCTACTGTTTATGATATTAACAACTTTGCCGATTACACGGATGAAGAACAAAACAATATGCGCGGTTTACTGTTACCAG aaaACGAGTAA
- the LOC116773776 gene encoding uncharacterized protein LOC116773776, which translates to MKFVISVFVLALVAVALGDKPHYDLNNAPALFEKYINDFNKSYKDAADREVHYRAFVQSLQEINEANARPSPTVYDLNSFSDYSADEQNNMRGLLIPGNY; encoded by the exons ATGAAGTTCGTAATTTCTGTATTTGTACTAGCTCTGGTAGCAGTTGCGCTAGGTGATAAGCCTCACTACGATTTAAACAACGCTCCTGccctttttgaaaaatatattaacgacTTCAATAAGAGTTATAAGGATGCAGCTGACAGAGAAGTTCACTATAGGGCTTTTGTGCAAAGCTTGCAAGAAATTAACGAAGCTAATGCCAGACCTTCCCCTACCGTATATGATCTGAACAGCTTTTCCGATTACTCGGCAGACGAACAAAACAACATGCGCGGTTTGTTGATTCCAG GAAATTACTAA